A genomic window from Lycium barbarum isolate Lr01 chromosome 4, ASM1917538v2, whole genome shotgun sequence includes:
- the LOC132636003 gene encoding G-protein coupled receptor 1 isoform X1, with the protein MATVKAVMGNLTVSDRQVLTAVNSGASSLSFVGSGFIVLCYLLFKDLRKFSFKLVFYLALSDMCCSFFSIIGDPSKGFFCYAQGYTTHFFCLASFLWTTTIAFTLHRTVVRHKTDVEDLEPMFHLYVWGTSGAMTVIRSIANNHEHLSRLGTWCWAQTGHTGKVVHFITFYAPLWGAILFNGVTYFQVIRMLNNATRMAVGMSERYQPDPRSDMKALNRWGYYPLILIGSWFFGTINRIHDVIEPGHKIFWLSVLDVGTAQLMGLFNSIAYGLNSSVRRAIYERLDLLPEWSQRWLQKSSRSRGQQQDSELVSLKIQDQQ; encoded by the exons ATGGCGACAGTGAAAGCGGTGATGGGGAATTTGACGGTGTCAGACCGACAAGTACTCACGGCAGTTAACAGCGGAGCATCAAGTCTCTCATTCGTTGGTTCAGGATTTATAGTACTCTGTTACTTGCTTTTCAAAGACCTTCGCAAGTTCTCCTTCAAGCTTGTCTTCTATCTCGCCTTATCC GACATGTGCTGCAGTTTCTTCAGCATAATTGG GGATCCTTCCAAAGGGTTCTTCTGTTATGCTCAGGGATATACAACACATTTCTTCTGCCTAGCGTCTTTCTTGTGGACTACAACAATTGCCTTTACTCTTCACCGGACAGTTGTTAGACATAAGACGGATGTAGAAGATTTGGAGCCAATGTTTCATTTATATGTTTGGG GAACTTCAGGAGCAATGACAGTTATAAGATCAATTGCCAATAATCATGAACACCTAAGTCGGTTGGGCACTTGGTGTTGGGCACAAACAGGACACACAGGAAAG GTGGTACACTTCATAACATTTTATGCACCTCTTTGGGGTGCCATTCTTTTTAATGGTGTCACCTATTTTCAAGTGATACGGATGCTAAACAATGCAACTCGT ATGGCAGTGGGCATGTCCGAGCGGTACCAACCAGATCCTCGGTCAGACATGAAG GCACTAAATCGTTGGGGTTACTATCCCCTAATTCTTATTGGATCATGGTTTTTCGGTACAATCAACCGTATACATGATGTTATTGAACCAGGTCATAAAATCTTTTGGCTTTCGGTTCTTGATGTTGGAACGGCACAGCTCATG GGTCTCTTCAACTCAATAGCATATGGTCTTAACAGCTCAGTTCGTAGAGCTATTTATGAGAGATTGGATCT GTTACCCGAATGGTCTCAAAGATGGCTTCAAAAGAGCTCAAGGTCAAGAGGCCAACAGCAGGACAGTGAATTAGTCTCGCTAAAGATTCAAGATCAGCAATAA
- the LOC132636003 gene encoding G-protein coupled receptor 1 isoform X2 → MCCSFFSIIGDPSKGFFCYAQGYTTHFFCLASFLWTTTIAFTLHRTVVRHKTDVEDLEPMFHLYVWGTSGAMTVIRSIANNHEHLSRLGTWCWAQTGHTGKVVHFITFYAPLWGAILFNGVTYFQVIRMLNNATRMAVGMSERYQPDPRSDMKALNRWGYYPLILIGSWFFGTINRIHDVIEPGHKIFWLSVLDVGTAQLMGLFNSIAYGLNSSVRRAIYERLDLLPEWSQRWLQKSSRSRGQQQDSELVSLKIQDQQ, encoded by the exons ATGTGCTGCAGTTTCTTCAGCATAATTGG GGATCCTTCCAAAGGGTTCTTCTGTTATGCTCAGGGATATACAACACATTTCTTCTGCCTAGCGTCTTTCTTGTGGACTACAACAATTGCCTTTACTCTTCACCGGACAGTTGTTAGACATAAGACGGATGTAGAAGATTTGGAGCCAATGTTTCATTTATATGTTTGGG GAACTTCAGGAGCAATGACAGTTATAAGATCAATTGCCAATAATCATGAACACCTAAGTCGGTTGGGCACTTGGTGTTGGGCACAAACAGGACACACAGGAAAG GTGGTACACTTCATAACATTTTATGCACCTCTTTGGGGTGCCATTCTTTTTAATGGTGTCACCTATTTTCAAGTGATACGGATGCTAAACAATGCAACTCGT ATGGCAGTGGGCATGTCCGAGCGGTACCAACCAGATCCTCGGTCAGACATGAAG GCACTAAATCGTTGGGGTTACTATCCCCTAATTCTTATTGGATCATGGTTTTTCGGTACAATCAACCGTATACATGATGTTATTGAACCAGGTCATAAAATCTTTTGGCTTTCGGTTCTTGATGTTGGAACGGCACAGCTCATG GGTCTCTTCAACTCAATAGCATATGGTCTTAACAGCTCAGTTCGTAGAGCTATTTATGAGAGATTGGATCT GTTACCCGAATGGTCTCAAAGATGGCTTCAAAAGAGCTCAAGGTCAAGAGGCCAACAGCAGGACAGTGAATTAGTCTCGCTAAAGATTCAAGATCAGCAATAA
- the LOC132636005 gene encoding copper transporter 5, with protein sequence MMHMTFYWGKKVTILFDFWRTDSWTSYAITLLACFIFSVFYQYMEDRRQRFKILSITNSKKNNYPSPTPPPPNAAVNAPLLYTYPAVGGKWNSARFATAILFGVNSAIGYFLMLAIMSFNGGVFIAVVLGLSTGYLLFRTGDDDDVVVDNPCACA encoded by the coding sequence ATGATGCACATGACGTTTTACTGGGGTAAAAAAGTGACAATTTTATTCGATTTCTGGAGAACCGATTCATGGACAAGCTATGCAATCACTTTACTTGCTTGTTTCATCTTCTCCGTATTTTACCAATACATGGAAGATCGTCGTCAACGTTTCAAGATTCTGTCTATCACGAATTCCAAGAAAAACAACTACCCTTCTCCAACACCACCGCCGCCTAACGCGGCCGTGAATGCACCACTTCTTTACACTTATCCGGCGGTGGGCGGTAAGTGGAATTCTGCAAGATTTGCTACTGCGATACTCTTTGGAGTTAATTCGGCTATTGGGTATTTTCTTATGTTGGCTATTATGTCGTTTAATGGTGGTGTTTTTATTGCTGTTGTTCTTGGTTTGTCGACTGGGTATTTGCTGTTTAGGactggtgatgatgatgatgttgttgttgataatccGTGTGCCTGTGCTTGA